In Arachis hypogaea cultivar Tifrunner chromosome 17, arahy.Tifrunner.gnm2.J5K5, whole genome shotgun sequence, a single window of DNA contains:
- the LOC112763064 gene encoding protein FAR1-RELATED SEQUENCE 5-like — MSINEDDVKNDSDNDLGDDFDYQPNAEDDDVDSLDSTSKSEEVCGVKRIADLMVEDIWNLEFRIEDEACQFYNAYSCWHGFVMRKDDVVRDNQGRIISRQLVCNKEGWRNMRYLDLDNRSREARSLTRTKCPARLRVKLDYGCGRWKVSSFVESHNHDLTPPQFAHLVLSNRRLTVTDKVQVENLHNFGVKTCHIMGYIAFQKGGYCHAGFTRKDLYNHIDRYRQSKVKNGDANAAINYLIGKLNNDPPFFGKYTFTSDERLEHIFWADGQSIIDYHCFGDIVAFDSTYKKNKYNKPLVIFSGCNHHGQTVIFGSGLLSDETTETYKWLLETFVEAMGGKNPKAVITDGDLAMRDAIKNVLPDATHRLCGWHLQRNACENIKNPNFLHDFKGLIYDNNDHRDFDQRWAAILDKHNLVGSTWMEKTYETRSMWSHCFLRDKFFGYIRTTSQCEGINSLIRFYVNRKNTLIDFMHNLDRALKEYRNNELIADFKSQFSEPVMITSLEVYERFASCYFTRNIFKEIRNEIQRAGALNIKVLSTTLDKVEFSVTALGDSAKDRRVEVDRGKNLFSCSCKMFESRGIPCSHVFYAMKFENILEFPDSLIYKRWTKNEKNEFISTEMPVNDDVERVLKFRVGALASNCNKLCDIACKDLADFDEVQYELVNLILRLQSRKQVKESQQDKGHSFTNYECTVDDVMDEKCDTPHVQIDVRDPFPSSMPCGNKQGSYMALFTSMHRTL; from the coding sequence ATGTCCATAAACGAGGATGATGTGAAGAATGATTCTGATAATGATTTGGGTGATGATTTCGATTATCAACCGAATGCAGAAGACGACGATGTGGATTCGCTGGATTCTACTAGCAAGAGTGAAGAAGTTTGTGGTGTAAAAAGAATAGCAGATTTAATGGTGGAGGATATTTGGAACCTGGAGTTTAGGATAGAGGATGAGGCCTGCCAGTTTTATAATGCTTATTCTTGTTGGCATGGATTTGTAATGAGGAAGGACGACGTGGTTAGGGATAATCAAGGTAGAATCATTAGTAGGCAACTTGTTTGCAACAAAGAGGGCTGGAGGAATATGAGGTATCTTGATCTGGATAATAGATCAAGGGAGGCAAGGTCACTAACGCGAACCAAGTGTCCAGCTCGGCTTAGGGTAAAGCTTGACTACGGCTGCGGTAGATGGAAGGTATCATCTTTTGTGGAATCTCACAACCACGATCTGACGCCACCCCAATTTGCGCATCTGGTTCTGTCCAATCGTCGTCTCACTGTCACTGATAAAGTCCAAGTggaaaatcttcataattttggtGTCAAGACCTGCCATATTATGGGGTATATTGCGTTCCAGAAGGGTGGATATTGTCATGCTGGCTTCACACGCAAAGATTTGTACAACCACATTGATCGTTATCGTCAGTCAAAGGTTAAAAACGGGGATGCTAATGCGGCAATAAACTATTTGATTGGCAAGTTAAACAACGATCCGCCGTTCTTTGGAAAGTATACTTTCACTAGTGACGAAAGGCTCGAGCATATTTTTTGGGCAGATGGGCAGTCAATTATCGACTATCACTGCTTTGGAGATATCGTTGCCTTTGATTCAACCTACAAGAAGAATAAATACAACAAGCCTTTGGTCATTTTCTCCGGATGCAATCATCACGGGCAGACTGTTATCTTCGGCTCCGGCCTACTATCCGACGAAACCACAGAGACGTATAAGTGGTTGTTGGAAACCTTTGTTGAAGCGATGGGTGGGAAAAATCCTAAAGCAGTAATAACTGACGGAGACCTTGCCATGCGAGATGCAATCAAGAATGTTCTTCCTGATGCGACCCATCGGTTATGCGGATGGCATCTGCAGAGAAATGCATGTGAAAATATAAAGAATCCTAATTTCCTGCACGATTTTAAGGGTCTTATATACGACAACAACGACCACAGAGACTTTGATCAAAGATGGGCAGCTATTTTGGATAAGCACAACCTTGTTGGGAGTACCTGGATGGAAAAGACGTACGAAACTCGTTCGATGTGGTCTCATTGTTTCCTCCGGGATAAGTTTTTCGGTTACATAAGGACGACATCACAGTGCGAAGGTATAAATTCTCTCATCAGATTTTATGTTAATCGCAAAAACACCCTCATTGACTTCATGCATAACCTGGATAGGGCCTTAAAGGAGTATAGAAACAACGAATTAATCGCTGACTTTAAGTCTCAGTTCTCAGAGCCAGTGATGATTACCTCATTGGAGGTATATGAAAGATTTGCATCATGTTATTTCACTCGAAACATTTTTAAGGAAATTCGTAATGAGATTCAAAGGGCAGGGGCTTTGAATATCAAGGTACTAAGCACAACCTTGGACAAGGTTGAGTTCAGTGTGACTGCTCTCGGAGATTCGGCCAAAGATCGACGGGTGGAAGTCGATAGAGGTAAGAATCTGTTCTCGTGCTCGTGCAAGATGTTTGAATCACGTGGTATTCCCTGTAGTCATGTCTTCTATGCAATGAAGTTTGAAAACATACTTGAGTTTCCAGATTCGTTGATCTACAAAAGGTGGACAAAGAATGAAAAGAACGAATTTATTAGCACAGAAATGCCTGTGAATGATGACGTCGAAAGGGTCTTAAAGTTTCGAGTTGGTGCATTGGCATCGAATTGCAACAAGCTGTGTGATATTGCTTGCAAGGATCTTGCAGACTTTGATGAAGTCCAGTATGAACTTGTCAATTTAATTCTCCGTCTGCAGTCACGCAAACAAGTGAAGGAGTCACAGCAGGACAAGGGACATTCATTCACAAACTATGAATGCACTGTTGATGATGTCATGGATGAGAAATGTGACACACCACATGTGCAGATCGATGTCCGAGATCCATTTCCATCGTCAATGCCTTGTGGCAACAAACAAGGATCGTACATGGCATTGTTCACGTCGATGCATAGGACACTTTGA
- the LOC112764343 gene encoding jacalin-related lectin 3 isoform X1: MEVSLNFDDSVKKPASHGPWGGSGGSHWDDGVYSGVRQLVIAHGTGIDSIQIEYDKNGSSIWSQKHGGSGGHKTDRVKLDYPDEFLTSVHGYYGSLNQWGPNFVRSLSFVSNKKTYGPFGVEQGTHFSVSASGTKIVGFHGKCDWYLDAIGVYMKPLKQPKPSKLLVQPQNQIASTNNFGGFSVIQGSVGETYDIVLAVRQKDNFGMLQPNNVPRKISHIKESKYTEHKEKVQEPESQTNNVPGKISHIKESNNIEHKEKTAQLEKLLPKVAGVVKYKACGGTGGILFDDGCYTGIRQINLSRNVGIVWIRVLYDYEGESIWGYKQGGTGGFKTDKIVFDFPYEVLTHISGYYGPMMYMGPIVIKSLTFHTSKRKYGPFGDEQGTYFTTKEKEGKVLGIHGRKGLFLDAIGVHVAEGKVIVPAATPPREITATKLMLAKSGAAEEVSCGVIKEPAPCGPGPWGGDGGRPWDDGVFSAIKQIYLTKDKEGICSIQIEYDRNKQSVWSVKHGGNGGDTMHRIKLEYPHEVLSCISGYYGSIIKDEKHIIIKSLTFTTSRGQYGPYGEEVGKFFTSTTTEGKVVGLHGRSSFYLDAIGVHMQHWLGHQKASRPSLFKLF, encoded by the exons ATGGAAGTCTCATTG AATTTCGATGATTCGGTGAAGAAACCTGCATCACATGGGCCATGGGGAGGAAGTGGAGGATCACATTGGGATGATGGGGTGTACTCTGGTGTAAGGCAACTGGTGATAGCTCATGGGACAGGAattgactccattcagattgaataCGACAAAAATGGGTCCTCTATCTGGTCACAGAAGCACGGTGGAAGTGGCGGCCACAAAACTGATAGG GTGAAGCTTGATTACCCTGATGAGTTCTTAACTTCAGTTCATGGATATTATGGTAGCTTAAACCAATGGGGGCCAAACTTTGTTCGGTCACTAAGTTTCGTGAGTAACAAGAAAACTTATGGACCATTTGGTGTTGAACAAGGGACACACTTTTCAGTGTCAGCGAGTGGGACCAAGATTGTTGGGTTCCATGGCAAGTGTGATTGGTACCTAGATGCCATTGGAGTATATATGAAGCCCTTGAAGCAACCAAAGCCTTCCAAACTTCTTGTTCAGCCACAGAACCAGATTGCTAGTACTAATAATTTTGGTGGTTTTTCTGTGATACAAGGAAGTGTGGGTGAAACCTATGATATTGTTCTTGCTGTAAGGCAGAAGGACAATTTCGGTATGCTTCAACCGAACAATGTCCCAAGGAAGATTTCTCACATCAAAGAATCTAAATATACAGAACACAAGGAAAAGGTACAAGAGCCTGAGTCTCAAACTAATAATGTTCCTGGGAAGATTTCGCACATCAAAGAATCCAACAATATAGAACACAAAGAAAAG ACAGCACAATTGGAGAAGTTGCTTCCAAAGGTCGCAGGCGTGGTCAAATACAAGGCATGTGGTGGCACTGGTGGAATTCTTTTCGACGACGGATGCTATACTGGAATCAGGCAAATCAACTTGTCGCGTAACGTTGGAATTGTATGGATTAGAGTTTTGTATGATTATGAAGGAGAGTCCATTTGGGGATACAAACAAGGTGGGACAGGAGGATTCAAAACAGATAAG ATAGTATTTGATTTCCCTTATGAAGTGCTGACACATATATCTGGTTACTATGGACCTATGATGTACATGGGACCTATTGTTATAAAGTCGCTTACTTTCCACACAAGTAAGAGGAAGTATGGTCCATTTGGGGATGAACAAGGAACTTATTTCACCACAAAGGAGAAAGAAGGTAAAGTGCTTGGCATTCATGGGAGAAAAGGTCTATTCCTAGATGCTATTGGTGTTCATGTAGCCGAAGGGAAAGTTATCGTGCCAGCGGCAACACCTCCCAGAGAGATCACAGCTACCAAATTGATGCTAGCTAAATCAGGAGCAGCAGAAGAG GTTTCTTGTGGCGTAATCAAAGAACCAGCTCCGTGTGGACCAGGCCCGTGGGGTGGAGATGGAGGTCGACCTTGGGACGATGGCGTCTTTTCGGCCATCAAGCAGATTTATCTGACAAAAGACAAAGAAGGCATTTGCTCTATTCAAATTGAATATGACAGAAATAAGCAATCTGTATGGTCTGTAAAGCATGGTGGCAATGGAGGAGACACCATGCACAGG ATAAAACTGGAGTATCCACATGAAGTCCTTAGTTGTATATCTGGCTACTATGGATCAATCATTAAGGATGAGAAGCATATAATTATCAAATCACTGACTTTTACTACCAGCAGAGGGCAATATGGTCCATATGGTGAAGAAGTAGGGAAATTCTTCACCTCAACCACTACAGAGGGCAAGGTGGTTGGTCTTCATGGGAGGAGCAGCTTTTACTTGGATGCCATTGGGGTCCATATGCAACACTGGCTTGGACATCAAAAAGCTTCAAGGCCCTCACTCTTTAAGCTATTTTGA
- the LOC112764343 gene encoding jacalin-related lectin 3 isoform X2: MKNFDDSVKKPASHGPWGGSGGSHWDDGVYSGVRQLVIAHGTGIDSIQIEYDKNGSSIWSQKHGGSGGHKTDRVKLDYPDEFLTSVHGYYGSLNQWGPNFVRSLSFVSNKKTYGPFGVEQGTHFSVSASGTKIVGFHGKCDWYLDAIGVYMKPLKQPKPSKLLVQPQNQIASTNNFGGFSVIQGSVGETYDIVLAVRQKDNFGMLQPNNVPRKISHIKESKYTEHKEKVQEPESQTNNVPGKISHIKESNNIEHKEKTAQLEKLLPKVAGVVKYKACGGTGGILFDDGCYTGIRQINLSRNVGIVWIRVLYDYEGESIWGYKQGGTGGFKTDKIVFDFPYEVLTHISGYYGPMMYMGPIVIKSLTFHTSKRKYGPFGDEQGTYFTTKEKEGKVLGIHGRKGLFLDAIGVHVAEGKVIVPAATPPREITATKLMLAKSGAAEEVSCGVIKEPAPCGPGPWGGDGGRPWDDGVFSAIKQIYLTKDKEGICSIQIEYDRNKQSVWSVKHGGNGGDTMHRIKLEYPHEVLSCISGYYGSIIKDEKHIIIKSLTFTTSRGQYGPYGEEVGKFFTSTTTEGKVVGLHGRSSFYLDAIGVHMQHWLGHQKASRPSLFKLF; the protein is encoded by the exons ATGAAG AATTTCGATGATTCGGTGAAGAAACCTGCATCACATGGGCCATGGGGAGGAAGTGGAGGATCACATTGGGATGATGGGGTGTACTCTGGTGTAAGGCAACTGGTGATAGCTCATGGGACAGGAattgactccattcagattgaataCGACAAAAATGGGTCCTCTATCTGGTCACAGAAGCACGGTGGAAGTGGCGGCCACAAAACTGATAGG GTGAAGCTTGATTACCCTGATGAGTTCTTAACTTCAGTTCATGGATATTATGGTAGCTTAAACCAATGGGGGCCAAACTTTGTTCGGTCACTAAGTTTCGTGAGTAACAAGAAAACTTATGGACCATTTGGTGTTGAACAAGGGACACACTTTTCAGTGTCAGCGAGTGGGACCAAGATTGTTGGGTTCCATGGCAAGTGTGATTGGTACCTAGATGCCATTGGAGTATATATGAAGCCCTTGAAGCAACCAAAGCCTTCCAAACTTCTTGTTCAGCCACAGAACCAGATTGCTAGTACTAATAATTTTGGTGGTTTTTCTGTGATACAAGGAAGTGTGGGTGAAACCTATGATATTGTTCTTGCTGTAAGGCAGAAGGACAATTTCGGTATGCTTCAACCGAACAATGTCCCAAGGAAGATTTCTCACATCAAAGAATCTAAATATACAGAACACAAGGAAAAGGTACAAGAGCCTGAGTCTCAAACTAATAATGTTCCTGGGAAGATTTCGCACATCAAAGAATCCAACAATATAGAACACAAAGAAAAG ACAGCACAATTGGAGAAGTTGCTTCCAAAGGTCGCAGGCGTGGTCAAATACAAGGCATGTGGTGGCACTGGTGGAATTCTTTTCGACGACGGATGCTATACTGGAATCAGGCAAATCAACTTGTCGCGTAACGTTGGAATTGTATGGATTAGAGTTTTGTATGATTATGAAGGAGAGTCCATTTGGGGATACAAACAAGGTGGGACAGGAGGATTCAAAACAGATAAG ATAGTATTTGATTTCCCTTATGAAGTGCTGACACATATATCTGGTTACTATGGACCTATGATGTACATGGGACCTATTGTTATAAAGTCGCTTACTTTCCACACAAGTAAGAGGAAGTATGGTCCATTTGGGGATGAACAAGGAACTTATTTCACCACAAAGGAGAAAGAAGGTAAAGTGCTTGGCATTCATGGGAGAAAAGGTCTATTCCTAGATGCTATTGGTGTTCATGTAGCCGAAGGGAAAGTTATCGTGCCAGCGGCAACACCTCCCAGAGAGATCACAGCTACCAAATTGATGCTAGCTAAATCAGGAGCAGCAGAAGAG GTTTCTTGTGGCGTAATCAAAGAACCAGCTCCGTGTGGACCAGGCCCGTGGGGTGGAGATGGAGGTCGACCTTGGGACGATGGCGTCTTTTCGGCCATCAAGCAGATTTATCTGACAAAAGACAAAGAAGGCATTTGCTCTATTCAAATTGAATATGACAGAAATAAGCAATCTGTATGGTCTGTAAAGCATGGTGGCAATGGAGGAGACACCATGCACAGG ATAAAACTGGAGTATCCACATGAAGTCCTTAGTTGTATATCTGGCTACTATGGATCAATCATTAAGGATGAGAAGCATATAATTATCAAATCACTGACTTTTACTACCAGCAGAGGGCAATATGGTCCATATGGTGAAGAAGTAGGGAAATTCTTCACCTCAACCACTACAGAGGGCAAGGTGGTTGGTCTTCATGGGAGGAGCAGCTTTTACTTGGATGCCATTGGGGTCCATATGCAACACTGGCTTGGACATCAAAAAGCTTCAAGGCCCTCACTCTTTAAGCTATTTTGA
- the LOC112764343 gene encoding jacalin-related lectin 3 isoform X3, whose translation MNFDDSVKKPASHGPWGGSGGSHWDDGVYSGVRQLVIAHGTGIDSIQIEYDKNGSSIWSQKHGGSGGHKTDRVKLDYPDEFLTSVHGYYGSLNQWGPNFVRSLSFVSNKKTYGPFGVEQGTHFSVSASGTKIVGFHGKCDWYLDAIGVYMKPLKQPKPSKLLVQPQNQIASTNNFGGFSVIQGSVGETYDIVLAVRQKDNFGMLQPNNVPRKISHIKESKYTEHKEKVQEPESQTNNVPGKISHIKESNNIEHKEKTAQLEKLLPKVAGVVKYKACGGTGGILFDDGCYTGIRQINLSRNVGIVWIRVLYDYEGESIWGYKQGGTGGFKTDKIVFDFPYEVLTHISGYYGPMMYMGPIVIKSLTFHTSKRKYGPFGDEQGTYFTTKEKEGKVLGIHGRKGLFLDAIGVHVAEGKVIVPAATPPREITATKLMLAKSGAAEEVSCGVIKEPAPCGPGPWGGDGGRPWDDGVFSAIKQIYLTKDKEGICSIQIEYDRNKQSVWSVKHGGNGGDTMHRIKLEYPHEVLSCISGYYGSIIKDEKHIIIKSLTFTTSRGQYGPYGEEVGKFFTSTTTEGKVVGLHGRSSFYLDAIGVHMQHWLGHQKASRPSLFKLF comes from the exons ATG AATTTCGATGATTCGGTGAAGAAACCTGCATCACATGGGCCATGGGGAGGAAGTGGAGGATCACATTGGGATGATGGGGTGTACTCTGGTGTAAGGCAACTGGTGATAGCTCATGGGACAGGAattgactccattcagattgaataCGACAAAAATGGGTCCTCTATCTGGTCACAGAAGCACGGTGGAAGTGGCGGCCACAAAACTGATAGG GTGAAGCTTGATTACCCTGATGAGTTCTTAACTTCAGTTCATGGATATTATGGTAGCTTAAACCAATGGGGGCCAAACTTTGTTCGGTCACTAAGTTTCGTGAGTAACAAGAAAACTTATGGACCATTTGGTGTTGAACAAGGGACACACTTTTCAGTGTCAGCGAGTGGGACCAAGATTGTTGGGTTCCATGGCAAGTGTGATTGGTACCTAGATGCCATTGGAGTATATATGAAGCCCTTGAAGCAACCAAAGCCTTCCAAACTTCTTGTTCAGCCACAGAACCAGATTGCTAGTACTAATAATTTTGGTGGTTTTTCTGTGATACAAGGAAGTGTGGGTGAAACCTATGATATTGTTCTTGCTGTAAGGCAGAAGGACAATTTCGGTATGCTTCAACCGAACAATGTCCCAAGGAAGATTTCTCACATCAAAGAATCTAAATATACAGAACACAAGGAAAAGGTACAAGAGCCTGAGTCTCAAACTAATAATGTTCCTGGGAAGATTTCGCACATCAAAGAATCCAACAATATAGAACACAAAGAAAAG ACAGCACAATTGGAGAAGTTGCTTCCAAAGGTCGCAGGCGTGGTCAAATACAAGGCATGTGGTGGCACTGGTGGAATTCTTTTCGACGACGGATGCTATACTGGAATCAGGCAAATCAACTTGTCGCGTAACGTTGGAATTGTATGGATTAGAGTTTTGTATGATTATGAAGGAGAGTCCATTTGGGGATACAAACAAGGTGGGACAGGAGGATTCAAAACAGATAAG ATAGTATTTGATTTCCCTTATGAAGTGCTGACACATATATCTGGTTACTATGGACCTATGATGTACATGGGACCTATTGTTATAAAGTCGCTTACTTTCCACACAAGTAAGAGGAAGTATGGTCCATTTGGGGATGAACAAGGAACTTATTTCACCACAAAGGAGAAAGAAGGTAAAGTGCTTGGCATTCATGGGAGAAAAGGTCTATTCCTAGATGCTATTGGTGTTCATGTAGCCGAAGGGAAAGTTATCGTGCCAGCGGCAACACCTCCCAGAGAGATCACAGCTACCAAATTGATGCTAGCTAAATCAGGAGCAGCAGAAGAG GTTTCTTGTGGCGTAATCAAAGAACCAGCTCCGTGTGGACCAGGCCCGTGGGGTGGAGATGGAGGTCGACCTTGGGACGATGGCGTCTTTTCGGCCATCAAGCAGATTTATCTGACAAAAGACAAAGAAGGCATTTGCTCTATTCAAATTGAATATGACAGAAATAAGCAATCTGTATGGTCTGTAAAGCATGGTGGCAATGGAGGAGACACCATGCACAGG ATAAAACTGGAGTATCCACATGAAGTCCTTAGTTGTATATCTGGCTACTATGGATCAATCATTAAGGATGAGAAGCATATAATTATCAAATCACTGACTTTTACTACCAGCAGAGGGCAATATGGTCCATATGGTGAAGAAGTAGGGAAATTCTTCACCTCAACCACTACAGAGGGCAAGGTGGTTGGTCTTCATGGGAGGAGCAGCTTTTACTTGGATGCCATTGGGGTCCATATGCAACACTGGCTTGGACATCAAAAAGCTTCAAGGCCCTCACTCTTTAAGCTATTTTGA
- the LOC140180928 gene encoding pentatricopeptide repeat-containing protein At1g19720-like, which produces MERNLIIIPNRPSPPLSLPSYHYSATQFEFHRKTRFHASSNLVSVTKDSHLKSIEAQLNRLCINGPLTDAVAILDSLARQGSKVRPITYVNLLQSCIDRDCIWVGRELHARIGIVTNLDPFVETKLVSMYAKCGFLEEARKVFDEMRERNLFTWSAMIGACLRECDWEEVVGLFYDMLQDGFLPDEFLIPKILQACGKCRDFETVRLIHSIVIRHGMQCALRVSNSILAVYAKCGEMSYAKKFFESLDERNSVTWNAIITGCCQNGEIEQARKYFNAMQEEGVEPCLLTWNIMIASYIQLGHCDIARDLMRRMETFGISPDVYTWTSMISGFTQKGFIHQAFDILREMLLSGVEPNGITIASAVSACASVKSLYAGSEIHSLAMKLGLGDDLVVGNSLIDMYSKCGNLEAAQRVFDMMFERDVYSWNSIIGGYCQAGFCGKAHDLFMKMQESDSPPNVVTWNIMITGYMQNDDEDRALDLLQRIEKDGKVKRNAASWNAIISGYLQKGLLDKGLQIFRQMQAYHTSPNTVSMLSILPACANLVAANKVKEIHCCAVRRNFISEAYVSNIFIDTYAKSGNMMYARKIFDGLSSKDIISWNTLIAGYVLHGQSEFALDLYGKMRREGLEPSRGTFASIILAYSDVGMLDEGKHTFSSISEEYQIRPSLEHYYAMVYLLGRSGKLAEALEFIENMPIEPTSTIWAALFAASRCHRNFGLAILAGERMLELEPGNNLTQLLLSQAYYLCGKSWEAPKLTRLEKEKAVKIPLGQCWIERKNMVHTFVVGYQSKTYLDKLRSWLKRVAVNVNASISGNLPSIEEEDEEHGSIVHSEKLAFAFALLDSHHEGPQVLRIVKNLRMCRECHDTAKNLSLAYGCEIYLSDSNCLHHFKGGYCSCQDYW; this is translated from the coding sequence ATGGAGAGGAATCTTATTATCATACCCAATAGACCAAGTCCTCCACTTTCACTCCCTTCGTATCATTACAGTGCCACCCAGTTCGAGTTCCACAGAAAAACAAGGTTCCATGCAAGTTCCAACCTTGTTTCTGTCACAAAAGACTCACACCTAAAATCAATTGAAGCCCAATTGAACCGGCTATGCATCAATGGTCCCTTAACTGATGCTGTAGCAATTCTTGACTCACTGGCTCGGCAAGGTTCCAAGGTGAGACCGATCACGTACGTTAACCTTCTACAGTCATGCATTGACAGGGATTGCATATGGGTGGGTAGGGAATTGCATGCTAGGATAGGAATTGTGACAAATTTGGACCCTTTTGTGGAGACCAAGCTGGTGAGCATGTATGCGAAATGTGGGTTTTTGGAGGAGGCACGTAAGGTGTTCGATGAAATGCGTGAGAGGAACTTGTTCACTTGGTCTGCTATGATTGGTGCGTGCTTGAGAGAGTGTGATTGGGAGGAAGTTGTGGGGCTGTTCTATGACATGCTGCAAGATGGGTTCTTGCCGGATGAGTTTCTGATTCCGAAGATTCTACAGGCATGTGGGAAGTGTAGGGATTTCGAGACTGTGAGGCTGATACATTCGATTGTGATCCGGCATGGGATGCAGTGCGCTCTGCGAGTGAGCAATTCAATTCTTGCCGTGTATGCAAAGTGTGGGGAGATGAGTTATGCGAAGAAGTTCTTTGAGAGTTTGGACGAGAGGAACAGCGTGACCTGGAATGCAATCATAACAGGGTGTTGCCAGAATGGTGAGATTGAGCAAGCTAGGAAATATTTTAATGCAATGCAGGAAGAAGGGGTTGAACCTTGTTTGCTAACTTGGAACATAATGATTGCCAGTTATATTCAGTTAGGACATTGTGATATTGCAAGGGATTTAATGAGGAGGATGGAAACTTTTGGGATTTCTCCTGATGTGTATACTTGGACTTCCATGATTTCTGGGTTTACTCAAAAGGGTTTTATACATCAAGCTTTTGATATATTGAGGGAGATGCTTTTATCAGGTGTGGAGCCCAATGGTATTACAATTGCCAGTGCTGTTTCGGCATGTGCATCTGTAAAATCACTATATGCAGGATCAGAAATCCATTCTCTTGCTATGAAGTTGGGTTTGGGTGATGATCTGGTAGTTGGTAATTCACTGATTGACATGTATTCCAAGTGTGGTAATCTGGAAGCTGCTCAGCGAGTTTTCGATATGATGTTTGAGAGAGATGTATATTCTTGGAATTCAATTATTGGAGGATATTGCCAAGCTGGTTTCTGTGGCAAAGCCCATGATTTGTTTATGAAAATGCAGGAATCTGATTCACCTCCTAATGTTGTTACATGGAATATAATGATCACAGGATATATGCAAAATGATGATGAGGATCGGGCCTTGGATCTTTTACAAAGGATTGAGAAAGATGGGAAAGTTAAGCGAAATGCAGCATCATGGAATGCGATAATTTCTGGGTACCTGCAAAAAGGACTACTGGACAAGGGTTTGCAGATATTTCGGCAGATGCAGGCTTACCACACTTCTCCAAACACAGTTTCAATGCTAAGTATTCTTCCTGCTTGTGCAAATTTGGTGGCCGCAAACAAAGTGAAAGAAATCCACTGTTGTGCAGTGCGTAGAAATTTCATATCTGAAGCATATGTATCAAATATATTCATTGACACTTATGCTAAGTCAGGAAACATGATGTATGCAAGAAAAATATTTGATGGATTGTCATCAAAAGATATAATCAGTTGGAATACTCTGATTGCAGGTTATGTTTTACATGGCCAATCAGAGTTTGCTCTTGATCTTTATGGTAAGATGAGGAGGGAAGGACTTGAACCGAGTCGAGGTACTTTTGCAAGTATTATCTTAGCTTATAGTGATGTTGGAATGTTAGATGAGGGGAAGCATACTTTCTCCAGCATCAGTGAAGAATATCAGATTAGGCCGAGTCTGGAGCATTATTATGCAATGGTCTATTTGCTTGGTCGTTCAGGTAAACTTGCTGAAGCACTGGAGTTTATCGAAAACATGCCCATTGAGCCTACTTCCACCATATGGGCTGCCTTGTTTGCTGCCAGCAGGTGTCACCGAAATTTTGGATTGGCTATCCTTGCCGGAGAACGCATGCTTGAGTTGGAACCTGGAAATAATTTAACTCAGCTTTTACTTTCTCAGGCATATTACCTATGTGGGAAGTCTTGGGAAGCCCCAAAACTTACAAGGTTGGAGAAAGAAAAGGCTGTAAAGATACCGCTTGGGCAGTGCTGGATTGAAAGGAAAAACATGGTTCATACTTTTGTAGTTGGTTATCAGTCTAAGACATACTTGGACAAGCTACGCTCTTGGCTAAAACGGGTAGCGGTAAATGTCAACGCTTCCATTTCTGGCAATTTGCCTTCCATTGAGGAAGAAGATGAGGAACATGGTAGCATTGTACATAGTGAAAAACTTGCCTTTGCATTTGCTTTACTAGACTCTCATCATGAAGGACCTCAAGTTTTACGAATAGTAAAAAATTTGAGAATGTGTAGAGAATGCCATGACACTGCCAAGAATTTATCGTTGGCATATGGATGTGAAATATACTTAAGTGATTCAAATTGCTTACACCATTTTAAAGGTGGCTACTGTTCTTGTCAGGATTATTGGTAG